A genomic segment from Streptomyces sp. NBC_00459 encodes:
- a CDS encoding oxidoreductase: MAHTVSGGTLTPAEGLTLTRMGYGAMQLAGPHVFGPPKDPDEAVAVLREAVDRGITHIDTSDFYGPTVVNELIRKALSPYPADLRIVTKVGARRGADASWLPALDPESLKSAVHDNLRHLGVDVLDVVNLRVGTDLVSGSTPLGEEFGVLAELRKEGLIRHLGLSSVTADQLTEAQAVAPVVTVQNLYNLANRGDDALVERCAAENIAFAPFFPLGGFTPLQSRTLTDVAARLDASPQQVALAWLLQRSPSIVLIPGTSSRAHLRENIAAADLTLPADAIAELDTIGEATGTSQGD; the protein is encoded by the coding sequence ATGGCCCACACCGTCTCCGGCGGAACCCTCACCCCCGCCGAGGGCCTGACCCTGACCCGCATGGGGTACGGCGCCATGCAGTTGGCGGGGCCCCATGTGTTCGGGCCGCCCAAGGACCCCGACGAGGCCGTGGCGGTGCTGCGCGAGGCCGTCGACCGGGGCATCACCCACATCGACACCAGCGACTTCTACGGGCCCACGGTCGTCAACGAACTCATCAGGAAAGCCCTCTCCCCCTACCCGGCCGATCTCCGCATCGTGACCAAGGTGGGCGCCCGCCGCGGCGCCGACGCGAGTTGGCTGCCCGCGCTGGACCCCGAGAGCCTCAAGTCGGCCGTCCACGACAACCTCCGGCACCTCGGCGTGGACGTGCTCGACGTGGTGAACCTGCGCGTCGGCACGGACCTGGTCAGTGGCTCGACGCCGCTCGGCGAGGAGTTCGGGGTACTGGCCGAGCTCCGGAAGGAAGGCCTGATCCGGCACCTCGGGCTCAGTTCGGTCACCGCCGACCAGCTGACCGAGGCGCAGGCCGTCGCCCCGGTCGTCACCGTGCAGAACCTCTACAACCTGGCCAACCGCGGGGACGACGCGCTGGTCGAGCGGTGCGCGGCGGAGAACATCGCCTTCGCCCCCTTCTTCCCGCTCGGCGGCTTCACCCCGCTGCAGTCCCGGACCCTGACCGACGTCGCCGCCCGTCTCGACGCCTCACCCCAGCAGGTCGCCCTGGCCTGGCTGCTCCAGCGCTCGCCGAGCATCGTCCTCATCCCCGGCACCTCCTCACGCGCCCACCTGCGCGAGAACATCGCCGCCGCGGACCTGACGCTGCCGGCGGACGCCATCGCGGAACTCGACACGATCGGCGAGGCGACGGGCACCTCGCAGGGCGACTGA